One genomic region from Aquipuribacter hungaricus encodes:
- a CDS encoding Maf family protein produces the protein MSPRLVLASRSPARLATLRAAGVEPEVRVSAVDEDEVVARYGVDDPSDVALLLARAKAEDVAAALRDDDGPGPLVVGCDSVLDLDGRAYGKPGTPEVARERWLQMRGRTGVLRTGHWLVDARDAEDGGTGVSIGELSSTLVRFADLDDDEVDAYVATGEPLQVAGSFTVDGLGGAYVEGVDGDHHAVVGIGLPTLRRLVRQVGVPWHSLWAARA, from the coding sequence GTGAGCCCGCGCCTGGTCCTGGCCTCCCGGTCACCCGCCAGGCTCGCCACCCTGCGCGCCGCCGGCGTCGAGCCGGAGGTGCGGGTGAGCGCGGTCGACGAGGACGAGGTCGTCGCCCGCTACGGCGTTGACGACCCCTCCGACGTCGCCCTGCTCCTGGCCCGGGCCAAGGCGGAGGACGTGGCCGCCGCCCTGCGCGACGACGACGGCCCCGGTCCGCTCGTCGTCGGCTGCGACTCCGTCCTGGACCTCGACGGCCGGGCGTACGGCAAGCCCGGGACGCCGGAGGTGGCGCGGGAGCGCTGGCTGCAGATGCGCGGGCGCACCGGGGTGCTGCGCACCGGGCACTGGCTCGTCGACGCCCGCGACGCCGAGGACGGCGGCACGGGGGTGAGCATCGGCGAGCTGAGCAGCACCCTGGTCCGCTTCGCCGACCTCGACGACGACGAGGTCGACGCCTACGTCGCCACCGGCGAGCCCCTGCAGGTGGCCGGCTCGTTCACCGTCGACGGGCTCGGCGGCGCGTACGTCGAGGGCGTCGACGGCGACCACCACGCCGTCGTCGGGATCGGCCTGCCCACCCTGCGCCGACTCGTCCGCCAGGTCGGCGTGCCGTGGCACTCGCTGTGGGCCGCCCGCGCCTGA
- a CDS encoding DUF885 domain-containing protein produces MSTDPRRPTAVDALAEELLEAYAALDPEAATITGIAGHDHRLTDHSVAGIAERTALFADVLRRLDALEPADATDVVTADVLRERAGAEIAMAEAGEHAAALDVLASPVQRIREVFDLMPTDDDAAWSTVAERLRAVPEAVEGYLSALRDSAAQGRVAARRQVLVTAVQCDDNVGPAGFFLATATRARTAVLADDSDPLGDDLLAELDEAALGASEAYAGLARALREELLPQAPEEDAVGAERYAVRLRYYLGADVDLRETYEWGVSEVERLVAEGTEVARTLGAATVQEAVEQLDHDPARLVHGAEAFRDWMQAVSDEAVAALGGSHFDVPDAVRTLDCRIAPSTTGVVYYTPPSEDLSRPGAMWWSVPKGMTSFSTWQQRTTVYHEGVPGHHLQIAQTLLRTEELNRYRRVGVWVSGHGEGWALYSEQLMAELGYLDDPGDRLGLIASQLLRSVRVVLDIGVHCGFEPPARAGGGAWTYDSAWAYLTSVVPEPEATLRFELDRYLGHPGQAPSYKVGERTWLELREQAREREGDAFDLTAWHRRALDLGSVGLDTLRRALA; encoded by the coding sequence CTACGCCGCCCTCGACCCGGAGGCCGCGACCATCACGGGCATCGCCGGGCACGACCACCGCCTCACCGACCACTCGGTCGCCGGCATCGCCGAGCGCACCGCCCTGTTCGCCGACGTCCTGCGCCGCCTGGACGCCCTGGAGCCGGCGGACGCCACCGACGTCGTCACCGCCGACGTCCTCCGCGAGCGGGCGGGCGCCGAGATCGCCATGGCGGAGGCCGGCGAGCACGCCGCCGCCCTGGACGTCCTGGCCTCGCCCGTTCAGCGCATCCGCGAGGTCTTCGACCTCATGCCGACCGACGACGACGCGGCCTGGTCCACGGTCGCCGAGCGGCTGCGCGCGGTCCCGGAGGCCGTCGAGGGGTACCTGTCCGCGCTGCGGGACTCGGCCGCGCAGGGTCGGGTCGCCGCCCGCCGCCAGGTGCTGGTCACGGCGGTGCAGTGCGACGACAACGTCGGCCCGGCCGGCTTCTTCCTGGCCACCGCCACGCGGGCCCGCACGGCCGTGCTCGCCGACGACAGCGACCCCCTGGGCGACGACCTGCTCGCCGAGCTCGACGAGGCCGCGCTCGGCGCGTCCGAGGCGTACGCCGGCCTGGCCCGCGCGCTGCGCGAGGAGCTGCTGCCCCAGGCGCCGGAGGAGGACGCGGTCGGGGCCGAGCGCTACGCCGTCCGGCTGCGCTACTACCTGGGCGCCGACGTCGACCTGCGCGAGACCTACGAGTGGGGCGTCTCGGAGGTCGAGCGGCTCGTCGCCGAGGGCACCGAGGTCGCGCGCACGCTGGGCGCGGCCACCGTCCAGGAGGCCGTCGAGCAGCTCGACCACGACCCGGCCCGGCTCGTCCACGGCGCCGAGGCGTTCCGTGACTGGATGCAGGCCGTCTCCGACGAGGCCGTCGCCGCCCTGGGCGGCAGCCACTTCGACGTGCCCGACGCCGTCCGCACCCTCGACTGCCGGATCGCGCCCTCGACGACCGGCGTCGTCTACTACACGCCCCCGTCGGAGGACCTGTCCCGCCCGGGCGCCATGTGGTGGTCGGTGCCCAAGGGGATGACGTCGTTCAGCACGTGGCAGCAGCGCACGACCGTCTACCACGAGGGTGTCCCGGGCCACCACCTGCAGATCGCCCAGACGCTGCTGCGCACCGAGGAGCTCAACCGCTACCGCCGGGTCGGGGTGTGGGTGTCCGGCCACGGCGAGGGGTGGGCCCTGTACTCCGAGCAGCTCATGGCCGAGCTCGGCTACCTCGACGACCCGGGCGACCGGCTCGGCCTCATCGCCTCCCAGCTGCTGCGCTCGGTGCGCGTCGTGCTCGACATCGGCGTGCACTGCGGCTTCGAGCCCCCCGCCCGGGCCGGCGGCGGCGCCTGGACCTACGACTCGGCGTGGGCGTACCTCACCTCGGTGGTGCCCGAGCCCGAGGCGACGCTGCGGTTCGAGCTCGACCGCTACCTCGGCCACCCCGGCCAGGCCCCGTCGTACAAGGTCGGCGAGCGGACCTGGCTGGAGCTGCGCGAGCAGGCCCGCGAGCGCGAGGGCGACGCCTTCGACCTCACCGCCTGGCACCGCCGGGCCCTGGACCTCGGCTCCGTCGGCCTGGACACCCTGCGCCGGGCCCTGGCGTGA